A DNA window from Porphyromonas gingivalis ATCC 33277 contains the following coding sequences:
- a CDS encoding glycosyltransferase family 2 protein — protein MSINTSYTKDLSIVVPIYNEEKGIPELVRRLSAAAASITEDYELIFVNDGSRDGSMELLRSLCKGDDRFFYINLSRNFGHQIAVSAGLDHVRGKATVIIDGDLQDPPELIPELYAKYREGYEVVYAQRKHREGETWFKKATAKGFYRTMRKITSIDMPLDTGDFRLIDRKIVQCLREMPEQNKFLRGQIAWMGFRQTGVLFDRDERKYGQTNYPLRKMLALAIDGITGFSSRPLEWVAQLGAWVSLLSLFVIVYALISHFLLDKTVSGWTSVIVSSMFLGGVQLICLGVIGTYISKINKNIVARPLYLVAESNIAADER, from the coding sequence ATGAGCATCAATACCTCTTATACAAAAGATCTTTCCATCGTCGTGCCGATCTATAACGAAGAGAAAGGCATTCCCGAGCTGGTGCGGCGGTTGAGTGCGGCGGCGGCTTCGATAACGGAGGACTACGAACTGATCTTTGTCAATGACGGCAGCCGCGATGGTTCGATGGAGCTATTGCGCAGCCTGTGCAAGGGTGATGACCGTTTCTTCTACATCAACCTGAGTCGCAACTTCGGTCATCAGATAGCCGTGTCGGCAGGATTAGACCATGTGAGGGGAAAGGCTACGGTGATCATCGACGGCGACTTGCAGGATCCGCCGGAATTGATACCGGAACTGTATGCGAAATACCGTGAGGGTTACGAAGTGGTCTATGCACAGCGGAAGCATCGCGAAGGCGAAACGTGGTTCAAGAAAGCGACGGCCAAAGGTTTCTACCGGACGATGCGCAAGATCACATCTATCGATATGCCGCTGGATACGGGCGACTTCCGGCTGATCGACCGGAAGATCGTGCAGTGCCTGCGAGAGATGCCCGAGCAGAACAAGTTCCTGAGGGGACAAATCGCCTGGATGGGATTCCGCCAGACAGGGGTGCTGTTCGACAGAGACGAAAGGAAATACGGCCAAACGAACTATCCGCTCAGGAAGATGCTTGCCTTGGCCATCGACGGCATCACGGGATTTTCCAGCAGACCGCTCGAATGGGTGGCCCAATTAGGTGCCTGGGTTTCTTTGCTCTCGTTATTCGTGATCGTCTATGCCCTCATCTCGCACTTCCTGCTGGATAAGACGGTGAGCGGATGGACTTCCGTCATCGTAAGCTCCATGTTCTTGGGAGGAGTGCAGCTGATATGCCTTGGAGTGATCGGTACCTATATATCCAAGATCAACAAAAATATAGTCGCAAGGCCCCTGTACTTGGTGGCCGAAAGCAATATCGCAGCAGACGAACGGTAG
- a CDS encoding ArnT family glycosyltransferase encodes MTYYLDEPDMWNTKPPLLVWLQVIFMKLLGPGELAIRLPSALAAVATGILLFWTARKVYGNNLSGVIAAFILSTTPLFVNAHGMRTGDYDSLLLFWVSAFIFCSFFCSQAYRHERIKEAHRYLYIASLALSLAVLTKGVQALIVVPAVLAFVIFYGGPRRILKDKHLYFAFLLFVLIAGAWYLGREIKSAGYLQAIWENELGGRYFDSDSLLNRKSGYFYPTYLWEEYRWGTAIFGGCLLYAVLYGRKRSRVFALYLALCIVFYLSILSMSVTKIWWYMLPIIPPMTLIIAGIGVPVMYRLKKLYRPAVIAPVSLLLVVFFFAIPFAGIMKKIQTHESQDDLSNYLRRLTEIEDEKEIRTNPLILVYGEEYYQRAPLAFYVLQLQKRGIEVEYKKREELESGDFVCVAEQWAQEYVDARYRYEEVGREGKDIKFLRILGHRE; translated from the coding sequence ATGACATACTACTTAGATGAACCTGATATGTGGAATACCAAACCTCCTCTCTTGGTATGGCTTCAGGTGATTTTCATGAAACTATTAGGCCCCGGCGAACTGGCTATACGTCTGCCTTCTGCACTCGCAGCCGTTGCTACGGGTATCCTCTTGTTTTGGACGGCAAGAAAGGTCTACGGCAATAATTTGTCCGGTGTCATAGCGGCTTTCATTCTCTCGACCACGCCTCTGTTTGTGAACGCACATGGTATGCGTACGGGCGATTACGACTCTTTACTGTTATTCTGGGTTAGTGCTTTTATCTTTTGCTCGTTTTTCTGCAGTCAGGCATATCGACATGAACGGATCAAAGAAGCTCATCGCTACCTCTATATTGCAAGTCTGGCTCTTTCTTTGGCCGTTCTTACCAAGGGAGTACAGGCATTGATTGTGGTGCCCGCGGTGTTGGCTTTTGTGATCTTTTATGGAGGGCCCCGGCGTATTTTGAAGGACAAGCATCTCTATTTCGCCTTTTTGCTTTTCGTCCTGATTGCGGGTGCATGGTATCTGGGGCGCGAAATAAAAAGTGCAGGCTATTTGCAAGCTATATGGGAGAACGAGTTGGGAGGACGATACTTTGATTCCGATTCTCTTCTAAATCGCAAATCGGGATATTTTTATCCGACTTACCTCTGGGAAGAATACCGTTGGGGTACAGCCATTTTCGGAGGATGTTTGCTATATGCCGTCCTCTACGGACGCAAAAGGAGCAGGGTGTTTGCCTTGTATTTGGCTCTCTGCATCGTATTCTACCTGTCGATACTTTCTATGTCGGTCACTAAAATCTGGTGGTATATGCTTCCTATCATTCCTCCTATGACACTGATAATTGCCGGGATAGGCGTACCGGTCATGTACCGACTCAAAAAACTATACCGACCTGCCGTTATAGCTCCAGTCTCCTTGCTTCTGGTCGTATTTTTCTTCGCAATCCCCTTTGCCGGTATTATGAAAAAAATTCAGACCCATGAATCACAGGACGATTTAAGTAACTACCTCAGGCGATTGACCGAAATAGAGGATGAAAAAGAGATCCGGACTAATCCTTTGATCCTTGTTTACGGTGAAGAATATTATCAGCGTGCACCCCTCGCTTTCTATGTTCTCCAACTACAGAAAAGAGGGATCGAGGTGGAATACAAAAAGAGAGAAGAGCTGGAATCCGGCGATTTCGTTTGTGTAGCAGAGCAATGGGCACAAGAATATGTAGATGCGCGCTATCGATATGAAGAAGTCGGGAGAGAAGGGAAGGATATTAAGTTCCTCCGCATACTTGGACATCGCGAATGA
- the rho gene encoding transcription termination factor Rho, translated as MQKYTIVDLNEKAEAELAAIAGELGIANAGSMPKQELIYKILDEQAISVAGVRKEKQKTTEDRHTERRKPGRPRKNAEEEAPESKDVAAAPAEPNDEEAQAKRKRGRPRKAAEEIAEETREDVQQLVALAAAEETNATEKESAGRKPAAKTSTASPAKAPAKALPRPAETTPRVAPSPPPTTPVSEPAKDDAKPETPAPPPAIESITTTPAAGAVDEGGARRLVFRHKNSSSVLDQVLPYSSPQPPQRPKPAGAPVGSSPIRQRQAAGVPTPRREPQQPLYNFDGILECMGVLEIMPDGYGFLRSSDYNYLSSPDDVYVSQQQIKHNGLKTGDVVAGTIRPPREGEKYFPFVQLRSVNGRSPEEIRDRVPFDHLTPLFPEEKFTLEAPGIRAVNDKISVRVVDLFAPIGKGQRGLIVSQPKTGKTMLLKDIANAIAANHPEVYMIVLLIDERPEEVTDMARSVNAEVIASTFDEPAERHVKIAEIVLNKAKRMVECGHDVVILLDSITRLARAYNTVQPASGKVLSGGVDANALQKPKRFFGAARNIENGGSLTILATALTDTGSKMDEVIFEEFKGTGNMELQLDRRLSNKRIFPAVDIMSSSTRRDDLLQDETTLNRMWILRKYLSDMNPVEAMEFVRKQLENTHTNMEFLASMSN; from the coding sequence ATGCAGAAGTACACGATCGTCGATTTGAACGAGAAGGCTGAAGCTGAACTCGCTGCTATAGCCGGCGAGCTGGGTATTGCCAATGCCGGCTCAATGCCCAAACAAGAACTTATTTACAAAATACTCGACGAGCAGGCTATCAGTGTAGCCGGCGTCCGGAAGGAAAAACAAAAAACGACGGAAGACCGGCACACCGAAAGGCGCAAGCCGGGTCGTCCGCGCAAAAACGCCGAGGAGGAAGCTCCCGAAAGCAAAGACGTCGCAGCCGCTCCTGCCGAGCCGAACGACGAGGAAGCTCAGGCCAAACGCAAGCGTGGCCGCCCTCGCAAAGCGGCGGAAGAGATAGCGGAAGAGACCCGGGAAGATGTGCAGCAGCTCGTGGCTCTGGCTGCTGCAGAGGAGACAAATGCAACGGAGAAGGAGAGTGCCGGGCGGAAGCCGGCGGCGAAAACGTCCACAGCATCCCCTGCCAAAGCCCCTGCCAAAGCCCTTCCCCGTCCGGCAGAGACCACCCCGCGCGTGGCACCGTCTCCCCCTCCCACGACGCCCGTGAGCGAGCCGGCCAAGGACGATGCCAAGCCCGAGACGCCCGCTCCTCCCCCCGCCATCGAGTCCATCACCACGACTCCTGCTGCCGGAGCCGTCGATGAGGGCGGTGCTCGCCGCCTCGTATTCAGGCACAAGAACAGCTCCTCGGTATTGGATCAGGTGCTGCCGTACAGCTCTCCCCAGCCCCCGCAGAGGCCCAAACCGGCCGGTGCTCCGGTCGGCAGCAGCCCGATCAGGCAGCGACAGGCGGCCGGCGTGCCGACTCCCCGTCGCGAACCTCAGCAACCTCTCTACAACTTCGACGGCATCCTCGAGTGCATGGGCGTACTGGAGATCATGCCCGACGGCTACGGATTCCTCCGCTCCTCGGACTACAACTATCTGTCCTCTCCGGACGATGTGTACGTGTCCCAGCAGCAGATCAAGCACAACGGACTCAAGACCGGCGACGTCGTGGCAGGTACTATCCGTCCGCCCAGAGAGGGGGAGAAGTACTTCCCCTTCGTGCAGCTGCGGAGTGTGAACGGTCGCAGCCCCGAAGAGATCCGCGACCGCGTGCCCTTCGATCATCTCACACCCCTCTTCCCCGAGGAGAAGTTCACCCTCGAAGCACCGGGCATCCGTGCCGTAAACGATAAAATATCCGTCCGCGTCGTAGATCTCTTCGCCCCCATAGGCAAAGGACAGCGCGGCCTGATCGTATCGCAGCCCAAGACGGGTAAGACGATGCTCCTCAAGGACATTGCCAATGCCATCGCAGCCAATCACCCCGAAGTGTACATGATCGTCCTGCTCATCGACGAGCGTCCCGAAGAGGTCACCGACATGGCGCGAAGCGTGAACGCCGAGGTCATCGCTTCCACCTTCGACGAGCCGGCAGAGCGTCACGTGAAGATCGCCGAGATCGTCCTGAACAAAGCCAAAAGAATGGTGGAGTGCGGTCATGACGTAGTCATCCTGCTCGACTCCATCACCCGTCTGGCACGTGCATACAATACCGTACAGCCCGCATCGGGCAAGGTGCTCTCCGGTGGTGTCGATGCCAATGCCCTGCAGAAGCCGAAACGCTTCTTCGGTGCCGCTCGCAACATCGAAAACGGCGGTAGTCTCACCATTCTGGCCACGGCGCTGACCGACACGGGTTCTAAGATGGACGAGGTGATATTCGAAGAGTTCAAGGGTACGGGCAATATGGAGCTGCAGCTCGATCGCCGCCTGTCCAACAAACGCATATTCCCCGCCGTGGACATCATGTCCAGCAGTACCCGTCGCGACGACTTGCTGCAGGACGAGACCACGCTGAACCGTATGTGGATCCTGCGCAAGTACCTCTCCGACATGAATCCTGTCGAAGCCATGGAGTTTGTGCGTAAGCAGCTGGAGAATACGCATACCAATATGGAGTTCCTCGCCTCGATGAGCAACTGA
- a CDS encoding DMT family transporter gives MTSSRLYGLAVGILSSATFGLIPLFTLPVSAKGASFELILFYRFFFAAIAIGILHRLSGGSFKVSRADIGPLVLLGFLYAGTALFLFHGYGYMASGVATTIHFLYPLFVTALMLLFFGERLSPVPLTAIFIALIGVGLLMGLTGGGDRVGLTGFVIVAISALCYALYIVFVNRSRVRIMPGRRLTFYVFVAAAGFCLINVLVRQGEVAPLPDAASWGNILLLALVPTVISNLALVVAVRNIGSTLTSALGAMEPLTSVLVGVWVFDEVLGASAIVGMGCILIAVGLIVFSEPLELMLRRRRR, from the coding sequence ATGACATCTTCACGCCTCTACGGTCTTGCGGTCGGTATACTGTCGTCCGCCACATTCGGGCTCATCCCCCTGTTCACGCTGCCGGTTTCGGCTAAGGGTGCTTCGTTCGAGCTTATTCTCTTCTATCGCTTTTTCTTCGCAGCCATCGCCATCGGTATACTGCATCGCCTCTCGGGCGGCAGCTTCAAAGTCAGCCGTGCGGATATCGGGCCGCTGGTATTGCTGGGCTTCTTGTATGCCGGCACGGCACTTTTCCTCTTTCACGGCTATGGCTATATGGCCAGCGGTGTAGCCACCACCATCCACTTCCTCTATCCGCTGTTCGTCACGGCTCTGATGCTTCTTTTCTTCGGGGAAAGACTTTCGCCCGTGCCATTGACGGCCATTTTCATCGCCCTGATAGGCGTGGGCCTGCTGATGGGCCTTACGGGAGGGGGCGATCGGGTAGGGCTTACCGGCTTTGTGATAGTCGCCATCTCGGCGCTTTGCTATGCCCTCTATATCGTCTTTGTCAATCGGAGCCGGGTCCGAATCATGCCGGGACGACGGCTGACGTTTTACGTCTTCGTCGCAGCCGCAGGTTTTTGCCTGATCAACGTCCTGGTCAGACAGGGCGAAGTGGCTCCTCTTCCCGACGCGGCTTCATGGGGCAATATCCTGCTCTTGGCTTTGGTGCCGACGGTAATTTCCAATCTGGCTTTGGTAGTGGCTGTACGCAACATCGGCTCCACGCTCACCTCTGCACTGGGAGCTATGGAGCCGCTTACGTCCGTATTGGTAGGTGTGTGGGTCTTCGACGAGGTGTTGGGGGCCTCCGCTATAGTCGGTATGGGCTGTATCCTCATAGCCGTCGGGCTTATCGTCTTCTCCGAACCGCTCGAACTGATGCTCCGCAGGAGGAGACGATAG